The nucleotide sequence ATGGCAAGGTGCCGATCGTCACGCCGGACACAATCGGGCCCGGGATCCGGCGGATCCTGATCGACCCGCAGTTTCACCATGGTGGCACCTGGGGTCCTGTGCTGACGCGGCTATATCTGGGGGGCTTCGAGATCGAATCCTGGCCGTCCTATCTCGAGGGGTATTCGGGGCGTGTCGACATTGACAGCTTCGATCTTGCGGACGTCGCCTATAGCCCAAGCCAGATCCTTTACTATCGTGCGAAGCGCCTCATCGATATCGTCGGTGTCCTGGTGCTGGCAGTGCCGGCCCTCATCCTTGGCGGTCTGCTCTGGCTTTATATCCGCATCGTCGATGGCGGGCCTTCGCTCTTCATCCAGCCACGACGCGGCTATGGCGGCGAGGAGTTCCGGCTCTATAAGTTCCGCACCATGGTCAAGAACGCCGACGGTGCGTCGACGGCGCAGAACGACGCGCGCGTACTGCCCGGCTGCCATATCGTGCGCCAGCTGCGCATCGATGAACTGCCGCAGCTCATCAATATCCTCAAGGGCGAGATGAGCTTTATCGGGCCGCGCCCAGTCTCGGTGCCGATCGCCGAGGCGCTTGAGGCCCGTATTCCTCAATATGAGAACCGATCCATTCTGCTGCCGGGGCTGACCGGCTGGGCCCAGGTGTCCCACGGCTATGCCGAGACCGAGGATGAGGAGATCACCA is from Devosia sp. SD17-2 and encodes:
- a CDS encoding sugar transferase; its protein translation is MILPRSPSSGLEAVIGQGARRKSHHYSELLTSALPGMLSASLCAVVIYVLVMMAAGRTDWNNILIVAAVLGVIPVIAVSLLVVAGRRSHPFSLALAVTIFATCLSISIIAATRIPVSFLGIGLSLPTTLLGVTVANLAMARSLTRRVGLLDFPDAPDIARRLDGKVPIVTPDTIGPGIRRILIDPQFHHGGTWGPVLTRLYLGGFEIESWPSYLEGYSGRVDIDSFDLADVAYSPSQILYYRAKRLIDIVGVLVLAVPALILGGLLWLYIRIVDGGPSLFIQPRRGYGGEEFRLYKFRTMVKNADGASTAQNDARVLPGCHIVRQLRIDELPQLINILKGEMSFIGPRPVSVPIAEALEARIPQYENRSILLPGLTGWAQVSHGYAETEDEEITKLSYDLFYLKHVSFDLDVIIAVRTVRTLLMRSGAR